A DNA window from Hordeum vulgare subsp. vulgare chromosome 1H, MorexV3_pseudomolecules_assembly, whole genome shotgun sequence contains the following coding sequences:
- the LOC123403323 gene encoding uncharacterized protein LOC123403323 encodes MAAVVAAENLKPEASTISGQPVELSPGQLHKLAELIHRQEVQKLQELKFESYAEQQNYLKDARDARDKVYHILDTAQAMVTEAEADNDATKQEIAKDVYEYCTKAIGTSLKFIRSYNTRLTYLDKLKTHSDDLIKQLKLLDPVTQQKEAQRLALEAGMYKKAALENAEKFQHFIPNQFSKWLKDNKIKFEDLVTDNMAKLGFKGPFKNLGDIQKLQVYDNIIAAAGHGKPVVTYTFEALGKVGVAALVFTAAVMVWDIYTAEDKLQAGVRDAVNALTSVVDLVIGQVVNTAVRAGFAALNIQIASAAVTVIGSVVGFGIGVLVGVAAGALLDLIFGSGTSNVQITDGLSGCRVAPMPDGLELARLIKHNYPDM; translated from the exons AtggccgccgtcgtcgccgcggAAAACCTGAAGCCCGAG GCTTCCACCATATCTGGCCAACCAGTTGAGTTAAGTCCAGGGCAGCTGCATAAGCTAGCCGAGCTGATCCATCGACAAGAAGTGCAGAAGCTTCAAGAGCTCAAGTTCGAGTCATACGCAGAGCAACAAAACTATCTCAAAGATGCAAGAGATGCCCGTGATAAGGTGTACCATATCCTTGACACTGCACAGGCGATGGTCACGGAGGCTGAGGCCGACAATGACGCCACCAAGCAAGAGATTGCTAAGGATGTCTATGAGTACTGCACCAAAGCCATCGGAACATCGCTCAAATTCATCCGTAGTTACAACACCCGTCTCACCTACCTTGACAAGCTCAAGACCCATAGTGATGATCTCATCAAGCAGCTAAAGTTGCTTGATCCGGTCACCCAACAGAAGGAAGCTCAACGCCTTGCTCTTGAGGCGGGCATGTACAAGAAAGCCGCACTTGAGAATGctgaaaagtttcaacattttataccaAATCAATTCTCAAAGTGGCTCAAGGATAACAAAATCAAGTTTGAGGATCTGGTGACAGA TAATATGGCAAAGCTTGGTTTTAAGGGGCCTTTTAAAAACTTGGGTGATATCCAAAAGCTACAG GTATATGACAATATTATTGCCGCAGCGGGACATGGAAAACCCGTGGTGACTTACACATTTGAAGCTTTGGGAAAAGTCGGAGTTGCAGCCTTGGTTTTTACAGCGGCTGTAATGGTGTGGGACATATACACAGCGGAGGATAAGCTGCAGGCAGGCGTTAGGGATGCAGTGAATGCGTTAACCTCAGTAGTCGATCTTGTAATAGGACAGGTAGTTAATACTGCTGTAAGAGCTGGATTCGCAGCACTCAACATCCAAATCGCTTCAGCTGCTGTCACGGTAATTGGATCAGTCGTCGGGTTCGGAATTGGTGTGCTCGTTGGGGTTGCTGCAGGCGCGTTGCTTGACTTGATTTTCGGCAGTGGAACTAGCAATGTGCAGATAACCGACGGGCTTAGTGGTTGTCGTGTGGCTCCTATGCCTGATGGTCTCGAACTAGCTCGCCTAATTAAGCACAACTACCCGGACATGTAA
- the LOC123437092 gene encoding uncharacterized protein LOC123437092, with amino-acid sequence MDTVVAVENLKPEDYTMPQQLVDLSPGQLHKLAELIHRQEVQKFQELKFQSYAEQQNYLKDAKEARDKVYHILGSAQDMIMEAEADKDATKQDIAKDVHGYCTKAIGTSLKFIRSYNTRLTYLDKVKTHSDDLIKQLKCLDPATQQKEAQCLALEAGRYKKAALEDAEKFEHFIPNQFSEWLKGNKIKFQDLVADDTAKPGLRGAFKTLDDTQKLKAYDNIIAGSGHGNPMVTYSFEDLGKVEIDSGTSKVNITDGLSGCRVAPMTDGLQLARLVTHNYPDL; translated from the exons ATGGACACCGTCGTCGCCGTGGAAAACCTGAAGCCCGAG GATTACACCATGCCTCAGCAACTAGTTGATTTAAGTCCAGGGCAGCTGCATAAGCTAGCCGAGTTGATCCATCGACAAGAAGTGCAGAAGTTTCAAGAGCTCAAGTTCCAGTCATACGCGGAGCAACAAAACTATCTCAAAGACGCCAAAGAGGCCCGTGATAAGGTGTACCATATCCTTGGCAGTGCACAGGACATGATTATGGAGGCCGAGGCCGACAAAGACGCCACCAAGCAAGATATTGCTAAGGATGTCCATGGGTACTGCACGAAGGCCATCGGAACATCCCTCAAATTCATCCGTAGTTACAACACCCGTCTCACCTACCTTGATAAGGTCAAGACCCACAGTGATGATCTCATCAAGCAGCTAAAGTGTCTTGATCCGGCAACTCAACAGAAGGAAGCTCAATGCCTTGCTCTTGAGGCTGGCAGGTATAAGAAAGCTGCGCTTGAGGATGCCGAAAAGTTTGAACATTTTATACCAAATCAATTCTCAGAATGGCTCAAGGGTAACAAAATCAAGTTTCAGGATCTGGTGGCAGA TGATACCGCCAAGCCTGGTTTGAGGGGGGCTTTTAAAACCTTGGATGATACTCAAAAGTTAAAG GCATATGACAATATTATTGCGGGAAGTGGACATGGAAACCCCATGGTGACTTACTCATTTGAAGATTTGGGAAAAGTCGAGATTGACAGTGGAACTAGCAAGGTGAATATAACAGACGGGCTTAGTGGTTGTCGTGTGGCTCCTATGACTGATGGTCTCCAACTCGCTCGCCTTGTTACGCACAACTACCCAGACCTATGA
- the LOC123438681 gene encoding uncharacterized protein LOC123438681: MAAVVAVESLKPEASTMSGQPVELSPGQLHKLAELIHRQEVQKLQELKFESYAEQQNYLKDAREARDKVYHILDSAQEMVTEAEADNDATKQEIAKDVYEYCTKAIGTSLKFIRSYNTRLTYLDKLKTHSDDLIKQLKWLDPVTQQKEAQRLALEAGMYKKAALENAEKFQHFIPNQFSKWLKDNKIKFEDLVTDNMAKLGFKGPFKNLGDIQKLQVYDNIIAAAGHGKPSVTYTFEALGKVGVAALVFTAAVMVWDIYTAEDKLQAAVRDAVNALTSVVDLVIGQVVNTAVRAGFAALNVQIASAAVTVIGSVVGFGIGVLVGVAAGALLDLIFGSGTSNVQITDGLSGCRVAPMPDGLELARLIKHNYPDM; this comes from the exons ATGGCCGCCGTCGTCGCCGTGGAAAGCTTGAAGCCCGAG GCTTCCACCATGTCTGGCCAACCAGTTGAGTTAAGTCCAGGGCAGCTGCATAAGCTAGCCGAGCTGATCCATCGACAAGAAGTGCAGAAGCTTCAAGAGCTCAAGTTCGAGTCATACGCAGAGCAACAAAACTATCTCAAAGACGCCAGAGAGGCCCGTGATAAGGTGTACCATATCCTTGACAGTGCACAGGAGATGGTTACGGAGGCCGAGGCCGACAATGACGCCACCAAGCAAGAGATTGCTAAGGATGTCTATGAGTACTGCACCAAGGCCATCGGAACATCCCTCAAATTCATCCGTAGTTACAACACCCGTCTCACCTATCTTGACAAGCTCAAGACCCATAGTGATGATCTCATCAAGCAGCTAAAGTGGCTTGATCCGGTCACCCAACAGAAGGAAGCTCAGCGCCTTGCTCTTGAGGCGGGCATGTACAAGAAAGCCGCGCTTGAAAATGctgaaaagtttcaacattttataccaAACCAATTCTCAAAATGGCTCAAGGATAACAAAATCAAGTTTGAGGACCTGGTAACAGA TAATATGGCAAAGCTTGGTTTTAAGGGGCCTTTTAAAAACTTGGGTGATATCCAAAAGCTACAG GTATATGACAATATTATTGCGGCAGCGGGACATGGAAAACCTTCGGTGACTTACACATTTGAAGCTTTGGGAAAAGTTGGGGTTGCAGCCTTGGTTTTTACAGCGGCTGTAATGGTGTGGGACATATACACAGCGGAGGATAAGCTGCAGGCAGCCGTTAGGGATGCAGTGAATGCGTTAACCTCAGTAGTCGATCTTGTGATTGGACAGGTAGTTAATACTGCTGTAAGAGCTGGATTCGCAGCACTCAACGTCCAGATCGCTTCAGCAGCTGTCACGGTGATTGGATCAGTCGTCGGGTTCGGAATTGGTGTGCTCGTTGGGGTTGCTGCAGGTGCGTTGCTTGACTTGATTTTCGGCAGTGGAACTAGCAATGTGCAGATAACAGACGGGCTTAGTGGTTGTCGTGTGGCTCCTATGCCCGATGGTCTTGAGCTCGCTCGCCTCATTAAGCACAACTACCCGGACATGTAA